Proteins found in one Oncorhynchus mykiss isolate Arlee chromosome 17, USDA_OmykA_1.1, whole genome shotgun sequence genomic segment:
- the LOC110485350 gene encoding zinc finger protein 271, with the protein MNREEGVLMDEIEKSLWNLTEANLRYLCEHHGHDGSELKAMDHRSLRRKVMEEMWDNTDSMKSEEQGMSWLVQLKEDIQRILEDASSAPSSPLQAEDAVDCDEEWSREGGAGLPSDGLEAESMSPRQSNDAADCDVKDKDWLPSNRLEAELSPERHTLEQRVRGDTSLPPPSTLLKNLCRASPSTALIWGLKRVSVQLMDCRKTPGQKTSKKTHSCPQGGKSFATKDILERHLLTHTGEKQKNICAECGKVFSTFSSLTRHLKTHTGEKCHVSETTCSECEKTFSTHSSLRRHLLTHTGEKPYVCPRGKNFNDPGNLKKHIFRTHSGEHFEEEPSENNVGSSEHDGAVKKQVLHPCAHCGKKLSTKTRLTIHLKTHTGEKPHVCPDCGKSFAFLPSFTKHQKLCHSEHGGVKRHECSVCGKVFNQPGALRSHQRTHTGEKPHLCSDCGKSFCFRSSLRRHQVLHAGDSAKPHVCSVCGKGFRDSGYLKKHQSIHSGEKPHLCSNCGKTFTSFLSLTNHSKSHRLDGNQFQCPECKRHFPTKERLTSHRRTHTGEKPFCCSQCHKRFSHSNSYQRHLRMHSGEKPFVCPLCGKRFNDSSNLRTHVRRHKGEKVGKTQVSEPCPHCGKRLASKAGLETHLRIHTGEKPHLCANCGKRFTFLSALRRHQKTQHREQVAKPHVCSVCGKGFVESGALKKHVVTHEEKQHLCSDCGKSFRVLQALSIHQRTKHQKTNEQVRENNSYLCLTCGQEFNSKHRLVIHERKHTGEKPYQCSLCGRCFADKTNMRRHQTVHTGEKPFQCSVCDMKFSQVASLIRHRLIHSGHKPHHCTYCDKSFSQSNTLKTHILTHTGEKPYQCPDCGKGFTEKKVIKKHQRDTHGTGAHSNTLLSHRD; encoded by the exons ATGAATCGAGAGGAGGGAGTGTTGATGGATGAAATCGAGAAGAGTTTATGGAATTTGACTGAGGCCAATTTACGTTACCTGTGTGAACATCATGGACATGATGGATCTGAACTTAAAGCAATGGATCACCGCTCGTTGCGGCGTAAAGTCATGGAGGAAATGTGGGACAATACGGACTCAATGAAATCAGAGGAGCAGGGAATGTCTTGGTTAGTCCAACTGAAAGAGGACATCCAAAGGATACTGGAGGATGCTAGCAGTGCACCCTCGAGTCCCCTCCAGGCTGAGGATGCTGTAGACTGTGATGAAgagtggagcagagagggaggggctGGGTTACCTAGCGACGGGTTGGAGGCGGAGTCCATGAGTCCCAGACAATCCAACGACGCTGCAGACTGCGACGTGAAAGACAAGGATTGGTTACCTAGCAACAGACTGGAGGCGGAGTTATCTCCAGAAAGGCACACACTAGAGCAAAGAGTGAGAGGC GACACGTCTCTCCCGCCCCCCTCCACTCTCCTGAAGAACCTGTGTCGTGCCTCTCCAAGTACCGCCTTAATTTGGGGTCTGAAGAGGGTGTCTGTGCAGCTgatggactgcaggaaaacaccgGGGCAGAAAACCTCCAAGAAAACCCACTCCTGTCCTCAAGGCGGGAAGAGTTTTGCCACAAAAGACATTCTGGAGCGACATCTGCTaactcacactggagagaaacagaaaaaTATATGCGCTGAATGTGGAAAAGTATTCAGTACATTTTCCAGCCTTACCAGGCATCTGAAaactcacactggagagaaatGTCATGTTTCTGAAACCACATGCTCTGAATGCGAAAAGACATTCAGTACACATTCAAGTCTTAGGAGACATCTGCTaactcacactggagagaaaccgtaCGTTTGTCCTCGTGGGAAGAATTTCAATGATCCAGGCAACTTAAAGAAACACATCTTTAGAACTCACTCAGGAGAACATTTTGAAGAGGAACCTTCCGAAAACAATGTTGGTTCCTCAGAACATGATGGGGCCGTGAAGAAACAAGTCCTTCATCCATGTGCTCACTGTGGTAAGAAGTTGTCAACCAAAACAAGACTAACGATTCACCTGAAGacccacactggagagaaacctcatGTCTGCCCCGACTGCGGGAAGAGCTTTGctttccttccctccttcacTAAACATCAGAAACTTTGTCATTCAGAGCACGGAGGAGTGAAACGGCACGAATGTTCAGTGTGTGGGAAAGTCTTTAATCAACCAGGAGCCTTGAGGTCCCATCAAAGAacccacactggagagaaaccccacctctgctctgactgtgggaagagtttctgtTTTCGTTCGTCTCTGAGAAGACATCAGGTACTCCACGCAGGAGACAGTGCGAAGCCCCACGTGTGCTCTGTCTGTGGGAAAGGCTTCAGAGATTCTGGATACTTAAAAAAACATCAATCCATCCATTCAGGAGAGAAACCTCACCTCTGCTCCAATTGCGGAAAAACTTTCACGTCCTTCCTTAGCTTAACAAATCATTCCAAATCACATCGTCTAGATGGAAACCAATTCCAATGCCCTGAATGTAAGCGCCATTTCCCAACAAAGGAAAGGCTGACAAGCCACCGGAGGACGCATACTGGTGAAAAACCGTTCTGCTGCTCCCAATGCCACAAGCGCTTCTCTCATTCAAATAGTTATCAAAGGCACCTTCGTATGCACTCCGGTGAAAAACCCTTTGTGTGTCCTCTCTGTGGGAAGCGATTTAATGACTCTTCAAACCTTAGAACACATGTTAGAAGACATAAAGGAGAAAAGGTAGGAAAGACACAGGTCTCTGAGCCTTGCCCTCACTGTGGGAAGAGGCTGGCTTCTAAGGCAGGGTTAGAGACCCACCTGCGGatccacactggagagaaacctcacCTCTGTGCCAACTGCGGCAAGCGATTTACCTTCCTCTCCGCCTTGAGAAGACATCAGAAAACGCAGCACAGAGAGCAAGTAGCGAAGCCGCACGTCTGTTCTGTCTGTGGGAAAGGCTTTGTGGAGTCTGGAGCGCTGAAGAAACATGTGGTGACCCACGAGGAGAAACAGCACCTTTGCTCCGATTGCGGGAAGAGTTTTAGGGTACTTCAGGCCTTGTCGATTCATCAGAGAACCAAGCATCAGAAAACAAATGAGCAAGTAAGAGAAAACAATTCATACCTCTGTCTTACTTGCGGCCAGGAATTCAATTCGAAGCATAGATTGGTAATCCACGAGAGAaagcacacaggagagaaaccttaccaaTGCTCTCTGTGTGGCAGGTGCTTCGCTGATAAGACTAACATGAGACGTCACCAGACagtgcacacaggagagaaaccattccAATGCTCCGTCTGCGACATGAAGTTCTCTCAAGTCGCCTCTTTAATACGGCACCGGCTAATACACTCGGGTCACAAACCGCACCACTGCACTTACTGCGACAAGAGTTTCTCTCAGTCGAACACGCTGAAAACGCACATACTAACCCACACCGGAGAGAAACCGTACCAGTGCCCCGACTGTGGGAAGGGTTTCACTGAAAAGAAAGTCATTAAGAAACACCAACGCGACACACACGGGACAGGAGCACACAGCAACACGCTGCTTTCTCATAGAGATTGA